One Arthrobacter sp. StoSoilB20 DNA segment encodes these proteins:
- a CDS encoding winged helix-turn-helix domain-containing protein — MAVNAYGPPPSRGPAARGSFTGRGPNPRSVNDRNGLTAHGLALWVNPAEGDEIDPAVWERAARLVLARAMKLAPEAEVRIWPATGAEHSGVGDTSWGGTPQEAADAGTNGSLSLADALAEARSVTRAEAVSDGGDSTEEGGSTAVEPVTLASRRSQLAVDLAAEVVLLDGEPVSFTGMEYKLLRYLVVNCSRAISREELQRFLESFDLPGAAFRSIDVYVGRVRRKLGSARHTVATVRGGGYQFVPGPYATVRGPAEYSI; from the coding sequence ATGGCAGTCAATGCCTACGGGCCGCCGCCGTCGCGAGGGCCCGCAGCACGCGGATCTTTCACGGGACGCGGCCCGAACCCCCGCAGCGTTAATGACCGGAACGGCCTCACCGCCCACGGGCTGGCCCTCTGGGTCAACCCGGCCGAGGGCGACGAGATCGATCCCGCAGTCTGGGAGCGGGCAGCACGCCTTGTGCTGGCCCGCGCCATGAAACTTGCCCCGGAGGCGGAAGTCCGCATCTGGCCCGCCACCGGGGCAGAGCACTCCGGCGTCGGCGACACTTCCTGGGGCGGCACTCCGCAGGAAGCCGCCGACGCCGGTACCAACGGCTCTCTCTCGCTGGCCGATGCCCTCGCGGAGGCGCGTTCGGTGACGCGTGCGGAAGCCGTTTCCGACGGCGGCGACAGCACCGAAGAGGGCGGCAGCACCGCCGTCGAGCCCGTAACGTTGGCCAGCCGCCGCAGTCAACTTGCGGTGGACCTCGCCGCTGAAGTAGTGCTGCTGGACGGCGAGCCAGTTTCCTTTACTGGCATGGAATACAAGCTGCTGCGCTACCTCGTGGTTAACTGCTCACGGGCCATCAGCCGTGAAGAATTGCAACGTTTTTTGGAGTCATTTGACCTCCCCGGCGCTGCATTTCGCTCGATCGACGTTTATGTTGGAAGGGTGCGGCGGAAGCTAGGCTCCGCCCGTCACACCGTCGCCACCGTCCGTGGTGGCGGCTACCAGTTCGTGCCAGGCCCTTATGCCACAGTGCGCGGACCTGCGGAATACAGCATCTAG
- the allB gene encoding allantoinase AllB, which translates to MSEAIGAYDLVIRGQRILTTAGLAAREVGIRDGIIVAIEPLGNGLTGNEVIELADDETLIPGLVDTHVHVNEPGRTEWEGFASATRAAAAGGVTTIIDMPLNSIPPTTSVDGLEQKRVVAKDQAFVDVGFWGGAIPGNKSDLRPLHDEGVFGFKCFLLHSGVDEFPHLDADEMEEDMAELKSFDSLMIVHAEDSHAIDRAPHPGGDHYETFLASRPRGAENKAIAEVIERARWTGARAHILHLSSSDALPMIASAKRDGVNLTVETCPHYLTLMAEEIPDGATAYKCCPPIREASNRELLWKGLQEGTIDCIVSDHSPSTLDLKDLENGDFAVAWGGVSSLQLGLSLIWTEARHRGIPLEQVVSWMAEKPAALARLHNKGQLALGYDADFSIFAPDEAFVVDVTKLKHKNPITPYDGRPLAGVVRKTYLRGTPIDGQNPGGKLLRRGNV; encoded by the coding sequence ATGTCTGAAGCAATCGGCGCCTATGACCTCGTTATCCGGGGCCAGCGCATCCTGACCACCGCCGGCCTCGCAGCACGCGAAGTTGGCATCCGCGACGGCATCATCGTCGCCATCGAACCCCTGGGCAACGGCCTGACGGGCAACGAGGTCATTGAACTCGCAGACGACGAAACCCTCATCCCCGGCCTGGTGGACACCCACGTCCACGTCAACGAGCCCGGCCGCACCGAGTGGGAAGGCTTCGCCTCCGCCACACGCGCCGCAGCCGCCGGTGGCGTGACCACCATCATCGACATGCCGCTGAACAGCATCCCGCCCACCACCAGCGTGGACGGTCTGGAGCAGAAGCGCGTGGTCGCCAAGGACCAGGCTTTTGTCGACGTCGGATTCTGGGGCGGTGCCATCCCGGGCAACAAGAGCGACCTCCGCCCGCTGCACGACGAAGGCGTTTTCGGCTTCAAGTGCTTCCTCCTGCACTCCGGCGTGGACGAATTCCCGCACCTGGACGCGGACGAGATGGAAGAGGACATGGCTGAGCTCAAGTCCTTCGACTCCCTCATGATCGTCCACGCTGAGGACTCCCACGCCATTGACCGCGCCCCGCACCCCGGCGGCGACCACTACGAAACCTTCCTCGCCTCCCGCCCCCGCGGCGCCGAGAACAAGGCAATCGCCGAGGTCATCGAACGTGCCCGCTGGACCGGCGCCCGCGCCCACATCCTGCACCTCTCCTCCTCGGACGCACTGCCTATGATCGCGTCAGCGAAGCGCGACGGCGTCAACCTCACCGTTGAGACCTGCCCGCACTACCTGACGCTCATGGCCGAAGAAATCCCCGACGGCGCCACGGCCTACAAGTGCTGCCCGCCCATCCGCGAGGCCTCCAACCGCGAGCTCCTCTGGAAGGGCCTGCAGGAGGGCACCATCGACTGCATCGTCTCGGACCACTCCCCCTCCACACTGGATCTGAAGGACCTGGAGAACGGCGACTTCGCAGTAGCTTGGGGCGGCGTTTCCTCGCTCCAGCTGGGCCTGTCCCTGATCTGGACCGAAGCCCGCCACCGCGGCATCCCGCTGGAACAGGTGGTTTCCTGGATGGCTGAGAAGCCCGCCGCCCTGGCCCGCCTGCACAACAAGGGCCAGCTCGCACTTGGCTACGACGCCGACTTCTCCATCTTCGCCCCGGACGAAGCGTTCGTTGTGGACGTCACCAAGCTCAAGCACAAGAACCCGATCACGCCGTACGACGGCCGTCCGCTGGCCGGCGTCGTCCGCAAGACCTACCTGCGCGGCACCCCGATCGACGGCCAGAACCCCGGCGGCAAGCTGCTCCGCCGCGGCAACGTTTAG
- the gcl gene encoding glyoxylate carboligase yields the protein MAKMRTVDAAVAILEKEGATEAFGLPGAAINPFYSAMRAHGGIRHTLARHVEGASHMADGYSRAADGNIGICIGTSGPAGTDMITGLYAAQADSIPMLCITGQAPVAKLHKEDFQAVDIESIAKPLTKFAMTILEPGQVPGAFQKAFQLMRSGRPGPVLLDLPIDVQMAEIEFDIDAYEPLPVEKPKASRKQLEKALDLLTAAKHPLIVAGGGIINAGASAQLVELAEILNVPVIPTLMGWGTIPDDHQLMAGMVGLQTSHRYGNETFLQSDFVIGIGNRWANRHTGGLDTYTAGRKFVHIDIEPTQIGRVFSPDLGIASDAGAALDGLLELARERQAAKTLPDYSGWVAECQERKGSLHRKTNFNNVPIKPQRVYQEMNKAFGRDTTYVSTIGLSQIAGAQMLHVFGARKWINAGQAGPLGWTAPAALGVVRGTPDATVVALSGDYDFQFMIEELAVGAQFNLPYIHVVVNNSYLGLIRQSQRGFNMEQNVSLAFENINSPETNGYGVDHIKVAEGLGCKAIRVEDPNDLPAAFDKAKALMGEFKVPVVVEVILEKITNISMGVEINGVNEFEELAETAADAPTAILTKA from the coding sequence ATGGCAAAGATGCGCACCGTTGATGCGGCCGTAGCCATCCTGGAAAAGGAAGGCGCAACCGAAGCTTTCGGTCTGCCCGGCGCAGCGATCAACCCCTTCTACTCAGCAATGCGTGCCCACGGCGGTATCCGCCACACGCTGGCCCGCCACGTTGAAGGCGCCAGCCACATGGCCGACGGCTACAGCCGCGCAGCTGATGGCAACATCGGCATCTGCATCGGCACCTCGGGCCCCGCAGGCACGGACATGATCACCGGACTGTACGCAGCCCAGGCTGATTCCATCCCCATGCTCTGCATCACCGGCCAGGCACCGGTTGCCAAACTGCACAAGGAAGACTTCCAGGCTGTGGACATCGAGTCCATCGCCAAGCCGTTGACCAAGTTCGCCATGACCATCCTGGAGCCGGGCCAGGTTCCCGGCGCGTTCCAGAAGGCTTTCCAGCTGATGCGCTCGGGTCGTCCGGGCCCGGTCCTGCTGGACCTGCCCATCGACGTTCAGATGGCCGAGATCGAGTTCGACATCGACGCCTACGAGCCCCTGCCGGTGGAGAAGCCCAAGGCTTCCCGCAAGCAGCTGGAAAAGGCTTTGGACCTGCTGACCGCTGCCAAGCACCCGCTGATCGTTGCCGGTGGCGGGATCATCAACGCCGGCGCTTCGGCTCAGCTGGTTGAGCTGGCCGAGATCCTCAACGTTCCGGTTATCCCCACCCTGATGGGCTGGGGCACCATCCCGGACGACCACCAGCTGATGGCCGGCATGGTTGGCCTGCAGACCTCGCACCGCTATGGCAACGAGACGTTCCTGCAGAGCGACTTCGTGATCGGCATCGGCAACCGTTGGGCCAACCGCCACACCGGCGGCCTGGACACCTACACGGCCGGCCGTAAGTTCGTGCACATCGACATTGAGCCGACGCAGATCGGTCGCGTTTTCTCCCCGGACTTGGGCATTGCGTCCGACGCCGGTGCGGCGCTGGACGGTCTGTTGGAGCTGGCCCGCGAACGCCAGGCCGCTAAGACCCTGCCGGACTACTCGGGTTGGGTTGCCGAGTGCCAGGAGCGCAAGGGCTCCCTGCACCGCAAGACCAACTTCAACAACGTGCCCATCAAGCCGCAGCGCGTGTACCAGGAGATGAACAAGGCCTTCGGCCGCGACACCACCTACGTGTCCACCATTGGTCTGTCGCAGATCGCCGGCGCACAGATGCTGCACGTCTTCGGTGCCCGCAAGTGGATCAACGCAGGCCAGGCCGGCCCGCTGGGCTGGACCGCTCCCGCTGCATTGGGCGTAGTTCGTGGAACGCCGGACGCCACCGTTGTTGCCCTGTCCGGTGACTACGACTTCCAGTTCATGATTGAAGAACTGGCCGTTGGCGCACAGTTCAACCTGCCGTACATCCACGTTGTGGTGAACAACAGCTACCTGGGCCTGATCCGTCAGAGCCAGCGCGGCTTCAACATGGAGCAGAACGTTTCCCTGGCCTTCGAGAACATCAACTCCCCGGAGACCAACGGCTACGGCGTTGACCACATCAAGGTTGCCGAAGGCTTGGGCTGCAAGGCCATCCGTGTTGAGGACCCCAATGATCTGCCTGCCGCTTTCGACAAGGCCAAGGCACTCATGGGCGAGTTCAAGGTTCCCGTGGTGGTTGAAGTGATCCTGGAAAAGATCACCAACATCTCCATGGGCGTTGAGATCAACGGCGTGAACGAGTTCGAAGAGCTGGCAGAAACCGCGGCGGACGCTCCGACCGCGATCCTGACCAAGGCTTAA
- a CDS encoding 2-hydroxy-3-oxopropionate reductase translates to MSNVAVIGLGIMGLPMAINLVKAGHTVTGFNRSQDKIDKLVSEGGQGATSIADAVKDADVVITMVPDSPDVEGVVSGKDGVFANAKKGTLWIDASSIRPDVAKRLSDDAVAAGIRPLDAPVSGGEQGAIDAVLSIMVGGEAADFEAAQDVLNAVGKTIVHVGPSGSGQTVKAANQLIVAVNIQVLGEAIAFLEAYGVDTDAALKVLGGGLAGSKVLEQKGQKMLDRNFDPGFRLALHHKDLGIVTSAAREANVAVPLGAVVAQLVAATVNQGDGGLDHSGLFKQVLQLSGRS, encoded by the coding sequence ATGAGCAACGTTGCAGTCATCGGACTCGGAATCATGGGCCTCCCCATGGCCATCAACCTCGTCAAGGCCGGCCACACGGTCACCGGTTTCAACCGCAGCCAGGACAAGATCGACAAGCTCGTCTCCGAGGGCGGCCAGGGTGCCACCAGCATCGCTGACGCAGTCAAGGACGCCGACGTCGTCATCACCATGGTCCCGGACTCCCCCGATGTTGAGGGCGTAGTCAGCGGCAAGGACGGCGTCTTCGCCAACGCGAAGAAGGGCACCCTCTGGATCGACGCATCCAGCATCCGCCCGGACGTCGCCAAGCGCCTCTCGGACGACGCCGTAGCAGCAGGCATCCGCCCCCTCGACGCACCGGTATCCGGTGGCGAACAGGGCGCAATCGACGCCGTCCTGTCCATCATGGTCGGTGGCGAAGCTGCAGACTTCGAGGCAGCGCAGGATGTCCTCAACGCAGTGGGCAAGACCATCGTCCACGTCGGCCCGTCCGGCTCCGGCCAGACCGTCAAGGCAGCCAACCAGCTGATCGTGGCCGTGAACATTCAGGTCCTTGGCGAGGCCATCGCCTTCCTTGAGGCCTACGGCGTAGACACCGACGCAGCACTGAAGGTCCTCGGCGGCGGCTTGGCCGGCTCCAAGGTCCTCGAGCAGAAGGGTCAGAAGATGCTGGACCGCAACTTCGACCCCGGCTTCCGCCTGGCCCTCCACCACAAGGACCTCGGCATCGTCACCTCCGCGGCCCGCGAAGCCAACGTCGCTGTCCCGCTCGGCGCAGTTGTCGCCCAGCTCGTCGCCGCAACCGTCAACCAGGGCGACGGCGGCCTCGACCACTCGGGCCTCTTCAAGCAGGTCCTCCAGCTCAGCGGCCGCAGCTAA
- a CDS encoding SpoIIE family protein phosphatase codes for MVSPTPVRHAVVVEDDADIRGLLVLVLEQLDFVVTEAPDGLSGVEAVRNTNAELVTLDVNLPDIDGMEVCKRLREFSDAYILMLTARADEIDRLNGLDIGADDYINKPFSPKELQARIRALFRRARTPAAPAEDTAQMDELARAAVVQQSLLPRETVRLEGYDVAGAFRPTRSVGGDFYDWYQTRDGMHLTFADAMGKGMGAALIAATVRAVMRSVADTPAIDAAFTSASATITTDLDQSGSFATMFHARLDAPSGKLSYIDAGHGLALYIPAEGAVQRLVSAGPPVGILEGQHWPAAELLMEPGDTLVIVSDGVLDAHASLEDFIRNVEKSARSEATSDGVCAALLELAPAATAEDDVTAVVVRRKPDVRL; via the coding sequence ATGGTCTCTCCCACGCCCGTCCGCCACGCTGTAGTCGTCGAAGATGACGCCGACATCCGTGGCCTCCTCGTCCTGGTCCTCGAGCAGCTCGACTTTGTGGTGACCGAAGCACCTGACGGCTTGTCCGGCGTCGAGGCTGTCCGCAACACCAACGCTGAATTGGTGACCCTGGATGTGAACCTCCCGGACATCGACGGCATGGAAGTGTGCAAGCGCCTGCGCGAATTCTCGGACGCTTACATCCTGATGCTGACCGCCAGGGCCGATGAGATCGACCGCCTGAACGGCCTGGACATCGGTGCCGACGATTACATCAACAAGCCCTTCAGCCCCAAGGAACTCCAGGCCCGCATCCGGGCACTGTTCCGCCGGGCCCGCACACCTGCCGCTCCTGCCGAAGACACCGCCCAGATGGACGAACTTGCGCGCGCAGCCGTGGTGCAACAGAGCCTCCTGCCCCGGGAAACAGTGCGGCTTGAGGGATACGACGTCGCCGGCGCCTTCCGCCCGACCCGCAGCGTCGGCGGGGACTTCTACGACTGGTACCAGACCAGGGACGGCATGCACCTGACGTTCGCGGATGCCATGGGCAAAGGCATGGGTGCGGCCCTGATCGCAGCCACAGTCCGCGCCGTGATGCGGTCGGTAGCGGACACCCCGGCCATCGACGCCGCCTTCACCTCGGCCAGCGCCACCATCACCACAGACCTGGACCAGTCCGGTTCCTTCGCCACCATGTTCCATGCACGGCTGGACGCCCCTTCCGGAAAGCTCAGCTACATCGACGCCGGTCACGGCCTCGCGCTGTACATCCCGGCTGAGGGGGCGGTCCAGAGGTTGGTTTCCGCCGGCCCCCCGGTGGGCATCCTCGAAGGACAGCACTGGCCCGCCGCTGAGCTGTTGATGGAGCCCGGCGACACCCTGGTGATCGTCAGCGACGGCGTGCTGGACGCCCACGCTTCCCTCGAAGATTTCATCCGGAACGTGGAAAAGTCGGCGCGGAGCGAGGCAACCTCGGACGGCGTATGCGCTGCCCTTCTTGAGTTGGCACCCGCGGCGACAGCGGAAGACGACGTGACCGCCGTCGTCGTTCGCAGAAAACCTGACGTCCGACTCTAA
- a CDS encoding glycerate kinase, with amino-acid sequence MRVVIAPDKFKGSLSAPDVAKHLATGLQAGFGKGIEATRIPVADGGEGTIDAAIGSGFSRRTTTVTGPLGEPVKADFAVRDQEAVIEMAAASGLALLPDGPTSETAKTATSIGTGELIRAALDLGCRKIILGVGGSANTDAGAGVLQGLGTVFLDKDGNELPGGGAALAEIETIDFSNFDVRVEATEFVLASDVDNPLLGASGAPAIFGPQKGATPDDVAELDAAASHFVDVLAATTGQHAKYAAKAEGAGAAGGVGYIAIAALKAERRPGIDVVLEFTELEERLKGADLVITGEGSLDEQSLLGKTPMGVSRAAQRNGVPVIAVCGRSTLSREQLTDAGFHTVHALTDLEKDVQKCIAEAGPLLEQLGKHIGVYLAERTENKEYLNV; translated from the coding sequence ATGCGTGTTGTCATCGCCCCGGACAAATTCAAGGGCTCGCTGTCCGCGCCCGACGTCGCCAAGCACCTGGCAACAGGCCTGCAGGCGGGGTTTGGCAAAGGCATTGAGGCAACACGCATTCCGGTGGCCGACGGCGGCGAAGGAACCATCGACGCCGCCATCGGCTCCGGCTTCAGCCGCCGGACCACCACCGTCACCGGCCCGCTCGGCGAGCCGGTGAAGGCAGACTTCGCAGTGCGGGACCAGGAAGCTGTCATCGAAATGGCGGCGGCTTCCGGTCTCGCCCTCCTGCCGGACGGCCCCACGTCTGAAACAGCCAAGACGGCAACCAGCATCGGCACGGGCGAACTCATCCGCGCCGCACTGGACCTCGGCTGCCGCAAGATCATCCTGGGTGTGGGTGGAAGCGCCAACACCGACGCCGGTGCAGGCGTCCTGCAGGGCCTCGGCACCGTGTTCCTGGATAAGGACGGCAACGAGCTCCCCGGCGGCGGTGCAGCTCTCGCCGAAATCGAGACCATCGACTTCTCCAACTTCGACGTCCGCGTTGAGGCAACGGAGTTCGTGTTGGCGTCCGACGTCGACAATCCCCTTTTGGGGGCCAGCGGAGCCCCAGCCATCTTCGGTCCGCAGAAGGGCGCGACGCCGGACGACGTCGCCGAACTCGACGCGGCAGCAAGCCACTTCGTGGACGTGCTCGCAGCAACCACCGGGCAGCACGCCAAGTACGCCGCCAAGGCAGAAGGCGCAGGAGCGGCAGGCGGTGTCGGCTACATTGCCATCGCAGCGCTGAAGGCAGAGCGGCGGCCGGGCATCGACGTCGTGCTTGAATTCACTGAACTCGAAGAACGCCTGAAGGGCGCCGACCTGGTGATCACCGGAGAAGGCAGCCTGGACGAGCAAAGCCTGCTCGGCAAGACCCCCATGGGTGTCTCGCGGGCGGCACAACGGAACGGGGTTCCCGTGATCGCAGTGTGCGGCCGGAGTACCCTGAGCCGGGAACAACTCACGGATGCCGGCTTCCACACGGTCCACGCACTGACCGATCTGGAAAAAGATGTCCAAAAATGTATCGCTGAAGCAGGTCCGTTGCTTGAACAATTAGGTAAGCACATAGGCGTGTACCTGGCGGAACGGACCGAAAATAAGGAGTACCTCAATGTCTGA
- the bcp gene encoding thioredoxin-dependent thiol peroxidase, with translation MTQKLLVGTQAPDFALLDADGTKVSLSDYRGRNVIVYFYPKAATPGCTTEACDFRDNLASLQGKGYEVIGISPDAPEALSKFTGEFALTFPLLSDEDHKVALAYGAWGEKLVDGEIVEGLVRSTVVLDGEGTVKLTQYQVSAQGHVQALKEELGV, from the coding sequence ATGACCCAGAAACTCCTCGTCGGAACGCAAGCACCTGATTTCGCGCTTCTCGACGCCGACGGCACCAAGGTCTCGCTGTCCGACTACCGCGGACGCAACGTCATTGTGTACTTCTACCCGAAGGCAGCCACCCCCGGCTGCACCACCGAAGCCTGCGATTTCCGCGACAACCTCGCCAGCCTGCAGGGCAAGGGCTACGAGGTCATCGGGATCTCCCCGGACGCCCCGGAAGCACTCTCCAAGTTCACCGGTGAATTTGCGCTGACCTTCCCGCTGCTCTCCGACGAAGACCACAAGGTCGCCCTCGCCTACGGCGCCTGGGGCGAGAAGCTGGTTGACGGCGAAATCGTGGAAGGCCTGGTGCGCTCCACCGTTGTCCTGGACGGCGAAGGCACCGTGAAGCTCACGCAGTACCAGGTCAGCGCGCAGGGCCACGTCCAGGCGCTGAAGGAAGAGCTGGGCGTCTAA